In one Candidatus Fusobacterium pullicola genomic region, the following are encoded:
- a CDS encoding dicarboxylate/amino acid:cation symporter encodes MNKKINLTTKIFIALILGITTGLVLHPIKDNPFVSKYIIDFVFNLLGNGFIRAIRMVVVPLVLCSLVVGSAGIEDVAKLGRIGIKTLVFYLSTTAFAVVLALVGGNIINPGKGVNIGEIAVSKVTVSETKPFVDILLDMIPINPVEAMATGNMLQIIIFAILVGVALSLLGDKASNIKRIFEEGNNLSLKLVEMIMVIAPFGVYGLISKTFTTLGYAALLPLFKYFIGVVIILFIHCLVTYQGILVVFGKYNPIKFFKNFAPTMMVGFSTASSSASLPSSLKAMQETFGVSKAISSFTIPLGNTINMDGTAVMQGVATIFIAQIYGIDLTMGNYITIIVTATLASIGTAGVPGVGVIMLGMVLVQVGLPLEGIGLVMGIDRFVDMFRTMINITGDAVCTLVIAKTEGEQLKEAI; translated from the coding sequence ATGAACAAAAAAATTAATCTAACAACAAAAATTTTTATAGCATTAATATTAGGTATAACTACAGGGTTAGTTTTACATCCAATAAAGGATAATCCTTTTGTAAGTAAGTATATTATAGACTTTGTATTTAATCTACTTGGAAATGGATTTATTAGAGCTATAAGAATGGTAGTTGTACCATTAGTTTTATGTTCATTAGTTGTAGGTTCAGCTGGAATAGAAGATGTTGCAAAATTAGGGAGAATAGGGATAAAAACTTTAGTATTTTATCTATCTACAACAGCTTTTGCAGTAGTATTAGCTCTAGTTGGTGGAAATATAATAAATCCGGGTAAAGGAGTTAATATAGGAGAGATTGCAGTTTCTAAAGTAACTGTATCTGAAACAAAGCCCTTTGTAGATATACTACTAGATATGATACCTATTAATCCAGTAGAAGCTATGGCTACAGGAAATATGTTACAAATTATAATTTTTGCTATTTTAGTTGGGGTAGCTTTATCCCTTTTAGGAGATAAGGCTAGTAATATAAAGAGAATATTTGAAGAGGGAAATAATCTAAGTTTAAAACTTGTTGAGATGATAATGGTAATTGCACCTTTTGGTGTTTATGGACTTATATCGAAGACTTTTACTACTTTAGGTTATGCGGCTCTTTTACCACTATTTAAGTACTTTATAGGTGTTGTAATAATACTATTCATTCACTGTTTAGTTACTTATCAAGGTATTTTAGTAGTATTTGGAAAGTATAATCCAATAAAGTTTTTTAAGAATTTTGCTCCTACAATGATGGTAGGTTTCTCTACTGCTTCTAGTAGTGCTAGCTTACCATCTTCATTAAAAGCTATGCAAGAAACATTTGGAGTATCAAAGGCGATTTCGTCATTTACAATTCCGTTAGGAAATACAATAAATATGGATGGAACAGCAGTTATGCAAGGGGTTGCAACTATATTTATAGCTCAAATATATGGGATAGATCTAACAATGGGGAACTATATAACAATAATAGTTACAGCTACTTTAGCCTCAATAGGAACAGCAGGTGTTCCAGGTGTAGGGGTTATAATGTTAGGAATGGTACTTGTACAAGTAGGACTTCCTCTTGAGGGAATAGGACTTGTAATGGGAATAGATAGATTTGTAGATATGTTTAGAACAATGATAAACATTACAGGAGATGCAGTTTGTACTTTAGTGATTGCTAAGACTGAAGGGGAACAACTAAAAGAAGCTATATAA